gaatttcatccattttaacatactacaacacatataaaccattcataacacataaagaaagatcaaaactcacctttcttcttcaacttctcacttgactacaacttggcaacttgtatgattttgaatctttcttgctccaacaacaactccaccttgttaagcaccctttacttggtagggattgatttttgaagaatttttatcaatttttctcatggactttctctatggccgaaatggccttaaccttttctctcttctttctcttgttcttcttttcttgaaacctctagaacttgttgtgataaggatgacttagtcatccttttattgaccaaattttatttaatattggcttgggccataaccatggccggttgggcctcacaaatttgggccttattattttttttgatttttttgggccaactcggtttggtcccgagttgggcctagcccactgacctttcgaccttaaaatgttcatatctccttgtaccgacgttacctggggacccacgacctatggttggaaaactaattcaattatcgacaacttctatttcttggtacttttccaaattccaaacttataataccgttgttgccccttgaagtcagatcacccaaaaacgttttcttaaaaatattcgtttggaggacttccactttgatttggcccaagggtccttcttgagtcgtgtttaacttctcatatgtgattcatatgaatttttagatgtcccaaaaaaaaatctcgatgtgtgggtcccacctcagcaaataatctgacgtttaaaaatacgggatataacaggttgtGCCGCTATCCTAGGCACGGGAACCTGGGAACTCTGGAGCTGACCACCATGCATATGTATGGGACAATCCCTTTTGAAATGCCCAAGGTCACCGCACTCGAAAAAACCTTTGGGAATTATGGCTCgctgagaaaagaaaaaaactgtCACCCGAATGTCCACCATGACCAGACGGTCTATAAGTAATCGAAGTCAACTGCCCTGAACTATAAGAAGTACGCGAGGACTGACTACTCTAAGATACTGACGTAACTGCATAAACTGGCCTGCTGGGCGGTTGGCATTGACCCCTACCATGATGTCCCCTACATCCGAATGATGTACCAACACTAGGGGTAAAGCCGGGCCTCTTGACCACCCGCTCTTCATAGTCCTCAGGCCTAATAAACTCAGCCTCTCGAACCGCATCCACAATCTGCTAAAAAGAAGAACCTTTGGCAGCCATCCGTGCGATAATCATACGAAGTGGACAAATCAACCAATTTGTAAACCTTCTCTCCCTCTCAGCCTATTTAGGAAGAATCATCAAAGCAAGGTGAGATAAGGTGTGAAAATGGGTCTTATACTATGTCACAGACATATGCCCCTGGCGTAACCTCTCGAATTGAGCCCTCATCCTCTTTCTTACACTGCGAGGTACAAAATTTTCCAAGAAAGCTTGAGTGAATGAAGCCCAAGTGAACGGAGGGGACCCTATTGGTCTAGTCTCAACAAATGACCTCCACCACTGGTTGGCGGGGCCAACTATCTGAAAAGAAGTGTAGTCCACACAACGAGACTCTACTAACCTAAGGTTATGCAACCTCTAATGACAACTGATCAGAAAATCATACGCGTTATCCTCGGGTCTCCATCAAACTTGGGAGGATCCATATTCCTGATACGCTCAAACATCTTATGCTCTTCCACGGATATCATGGGCTGGGTGGCTGGAGGTGAAGCACAGCCAGGCATTGACATACCTATGAATTGGGGAGCCAAAGCAGGTATTGACCTATCCCCTGGAGTCTAAAAGTCGGGAGCAGTCATAAGATCAGGAGTCTGTCCTCTAACCCTAGTCTGTGATCTATCAGAAGTAGCCGATGGAATACCCGCATGAGCCATACTCTCGATGAAACCCAATATGCTGACCAGGTTTCCTGAAGCATAGGTGTAGCAATGAAACCAAAAGGTGCCGGTCGTGGTCTAACTTCCTCAGCATTAACTAGCTTATCCTCCTTAGTCACCTCCTGCTCGAGAGATGCTGATCTAGCATGGCGCTGAGGTGCCATTGGTGCTCGGGCTAGTGCTACTACTGGAACTCTGCCTCTGCCTTACCCCCACCCCTACTCCGTACAGCAGCCCTAGCAACGGGCTCAGGTGCAGGTGCAGGTGCAGATGAGGGCTCCTACTTTCCAGCCGCGATCGATGtagtcctcaccatctatgagaaAGAGTGAAACAAGAAACTCGGTATTCAATAAAGTTAATAACGCACGATAAGAATGAAAGAAGTGAtatttcctaaataccctgtagcctcgcGAAGATAGGTACGAACATCATTGTACCAATCCGTAAATCTCTACTAGACACCGCTCATATACTTGTGAGACCATTGAACCTAGAGATCTGATACCAAATTTGTGTCGTGAGGGTTCCCAACCCAACCCTTAGGCGAAACCCCAAATCTATACAAGTCAAGATAACTTAAGAATTGCAGAAATAAAGTCAAACAACGAATGGTACCTAGGTCTTAGTAATACATAGATAGAAAATATGTCTAAGTCTGAAACACTCCCCAAAACCTGGAAGTCGCAAGTACAGAGCTACTAATCCGAATACAAAGTTAAATAATACATAATACTGTCTGAAGTAAAGAAAGACAGGAAATAAAGATAAAAAGGAGTCTGGCGCCATGGAACCATCATCAGCTCTTCCTTAAAATCCGAGAAACGCTCCAAAGGATCGACAAGCCTCCACTCATGCCTGGATCTGTACTTGTACAAAAAAGGTACAACAAGTATATAGTGAGTACGGGAAACACGTATACCCAGCAACCTCATTGACGGACCCTAAACTTAGTTAGAATTAAATTAACAGTTCACAAGCACACAATAAGTAGATTAGAATCTGACATTACAATCGAATCATAAAGTTCATTCCTTTCGAGAATAATCATGGAAGTTTAACCTTACCATCATTTTAAGTCAAGAATAAGTGTAAAGATCCCATCCTTATATAGGTTATATCAAGTGTGAGCATAAAGTTCCCATCTTTATATCCTGAAATGCACATACGGCATGAAATACAGTCAGACAAGCATAAGTAGTATGGAATGTAAAGGATGCATGCAATGCAAGTGAATGGTCTGCAATGCAGTGGCCATATGCATCGGTATACACACGTTCCTATAGTAGGTTTcacatgacccatgggggactcatgaggtccatatacccACTCGGAATACCAGTTCTCCTAGATCACATCGGGTCTCAGACATTCGGTTATAATATCACTACCATCACTCCATCCATGTACCATAATCAATATTCGGCCTCTGAGGCCCCTATTTTATATATTAATCAATGAAatgccaataatatcatgaaagtaTGAATGGATATGCGTACACTATGCAAATGCAAAATAACAAGTCAATgtcaagtgtgtgtgtgtgtgtgtatatatatatatatatatatgtgtgtgtgtgtgtgtgtgttcttTTCATAGTTTAGACGAAAGATGGAGTGATGAATGCAAACAAAGTCATTATTCATAATTATTCAACCAATCGTGGCCATCATAGCCTAACTAAAcagcaatcataccaacctaaatgGATTTATCCACTATTCATTATGGCCCGAAGGCTAAACACATAATCTCCATCACAAGTCATATTAGTTTATGTTTTAGTTACCCATACAAATACATCGGTACCCGCACAAGTGCTCATCACCTCACGAGTACGGGACCCCCAATTCCCCATTACACCTTATTTGGATTAACCAATATATGACAATATATAAAAGGTCTAGTTAGTCTCAACTTGCCTGAATCTAAAGCTGAAGAGTCACTCTGCGGATTTCCCCTTCCTCTGAGCTTCTAAATGAGCTCAACCTGTCCAATTACGATATCTACATGAGAATACGAGTCTAACGATACCCATAAGGTCATATAAGGAATTTGAGTCCAAAAAGTCAACCGAAAATCCCATCCTGAATGTCGATGGTCAAAATGGTAATTTCTCGTTAAATCGAGTTCAACAGAGTCAAATTAGTACTCTACGAGGTCACACGAatccaacaatacccatattgctacactTTGGTCCGGATCCAAAAATGAACCCAAAAAGGCAACCCTGAACCCACAAGAGTAAAACTGAAAATTAAGCATAAAATTATCTTACCCATAGTCTAGATAGTCCATATCCTAAAAATCATCAAGTTCTAATCCCAATTGGACCTTCATTTTCATAAATCTCATCAAACCCAATTTCATGGAAAACCCTTAATTTACTACTTAGGAATGATCAATAGAATCATAAACTAATGGAAATAATCATTGACAAACACTTATACCCCAATGAAGAAACTTGCAATTTGCACTTGAAATCACCTTAAGCCGAGTTCTATAATTTTTAAAATGGGTGAATGAAGAATGAAACTAGAATTGGAAATTttatggtgtcacgacccaaccggcgggccatgatgggtacccggagctatcccaccgagcaccacttttCCGACTTATTAGCAagctcaacctgaacatacaccacTCTCAATCACAAGCTTACTAGGAATCGATCTTCAATTACCCctcaaaatatgcatatatgtacaagcccacgaggctacaaaataatGTACAAGACATACGCTAAAGAGACAtaaacatctactacccacacatatatatctacgagcctctaactggagtactgaaatcataaggatgggacaggacccgccatgccccaaatataagtagaaaagaatataccaataagcggcaactccagagtagtggagtgctcctgtatatctagtgataaagctcctaagcgtctgcgtcgtctccctgtctacctgcgggcatgaacgcagcgtccataaaagaaaggacgtcagtacgaacaatgtactgagtatgtaaggcatgtataacaacataataaagaaataagaaaGCATAAAATGAAGGAATagcctgtaactgattgcctcttaaggcagagtcatgcatgctaacgtttatatcaaaacaacatcatatcacatatgtatgtacacaagtaAACTGTTTGAGtcatatatcatcattagcccgcgtccgggcctcccgtgtctggggtaatcatctcacgccgcccactagtggtgactgcccggccaactaggcacggtgtaatcatcatcatagccgcccactacacccatcgtagtggtgtatgcctggccaactaggcacggtgtaatcatccatatacataacataaagcatgcatgagagctcaactaacggctgtaactctatcggagtgacgtaaggtcggtaacctccgattatattatggatcaaacatcatcgctaggtctcaacttgaaggaaatagtatcatgaggtgagacggccaacaatgaataacatcaaagaatttATGGAATAAGATCATTaaactcataatagcatcaattcataagctttggtatctctagaagtaaaatcatcatcattatccttGACTCTAAGCCTTTGATTTATGACTCTAAGTTTGAAGTAGATGAAGAAACGTCAAAGGTTATGTCTTGCATATCTTTTCCTTATTTGTTGCTGACGTTCTTTGTGAAGGAAGCTTTGTTCTCTCTTACTTCTGCTGTTGGGATACCTTTACAAGTGGATCTTGACACTATAAATTGCACAAGGCCAAGTTGTGCGAGAGTTAAAGTTCTCATGGACTTATTAGCAGATCTTCCTACTTATGTAGATATAGAGATAGAGGATGAGGAAACTAAAGAGGTTAGAGTTGATAAAGTGAAGATTCAATATGATTACCTTCCAAAGTATTGTAAAGAATGTAGGTTATAAGGCCACAATGAGAGTGAATGTTGGAAGCTCTATCCAGAATTAGCAGcctttgatgatgatgatgagaaagTAGCACCTGATACTACAGGGAAAGGCAAGGAAGTAATGGTCAAGGAGGATGTTCAAGCTCCTCAGCCTCAGAAGAAACAGTTTCATCATAATAGAAGGAGATTTAATGCTAGGACGTTATCCAATGGAAAGATCCTTGGAAATCCTAGAAATTGGGATATTGTTAAAGACAATAGAGATTTCAATGGTCCTAAGCAGGATAATGCAGTTTCAGAGTTGTTAGAGGTAAATACAAAAGAGAATAAGGATTCAATAGTGATAGTTCAAAACATATTTGATGTGTTATAAGATTAGAGTTTAATGATAATGATGGAAACAATGGTGATTCCAAAGGTGAAGATTATGAACTTAGCAATATTGTTGTCCATCAAGGTCGGGAGTTGATTAGTTCTGATGAGCAAAATAAACAAGGTGGTGTGATCGGCACTTCTCATGCTGGTTCTCAGAGTCAAGATTTGCTTGCTTTGCAAAATGCTCCAGAGGAAATGGTTGGAATAGATAGTGGTTCTGATACACAGATGGTTATAGCCGACAAGAAAGAGCATGAGATGGGGCTAGTTGACTCAGATTCAGCTTCTGATCATGCAGTAAGTATGGATAAAAATGTAAGTTTTGTAGTGCATAACCTTGACAAGCCATAAGACATGGTGAATGATCAAGTTACTTCAAATCAGAGTGTTCCAAAGCAGATTCAGAAGCTGGAGCAAGTTGGAGAGATGTATGAGGAGGAAGATGTTGACATAAGCTCAGTACAAGTTCATGGTAGTAATGACAACACACAAGCCTCTACATCAAATATGTCATCATCTAAAGGGAATTCAGAAGTCCCTAGGAGGGTGGCTGACAGCATGGATGATGAGAAGACTGAAACTAGTAGTCATATGGAAGAAGCAGTTTTTAATATGGAAAGTAAGTGAAGGGAAGATATTTGCATAAGTGTAGACAGTCACCAGGTGGATGCAGCTAAAATCTCTCAGGAACAAGAGAAGGATGAATTTATGGTTGAGTTGGATGATACTTGTCCAAACAATTTGCAGATTGTTGGATCTTACCCTCCTTAGGGAAGTTCTTATTCCCAGCAAGGAAATTTGGCCTTGGCTATTGTTCCTGAAATTAAAGAAGTTCAGCCCCTGAATGTAGATAAAAATCTATCTCCTAACAAAACTTTGCATGATGTTGTTTCTCATAATTTGCAAGATGAGAAGGAAAATAAGGCGCTGGAAAATCTAATGAAAGAAGATGCTGATAGTGCCCCTAAAGAAATGATTCTTCAAAAGGTCTGTAAAGAAGCAGGAATTTCTCCAAAAACACAAGGTAAAGGGGCAAAAAAGGGGAAGAAACAAGGTGTCTCAGAAGTTCAACAAGCAgtgaggatcatgccaaaaaggggaaacttaaaGAAGTCTTctaaatgattgttaaatctCTTTTTTGGAATATCAGATCAGTGAATTCTCAACAAGCTTTCCATAGAGGTCAAATGTTACATAGACATCATAAATTTTTCTTGGTGGctctgatggaaccttttcaacatcAAAGACAGATTCAGAAGTATAGAAGGAAACTTGGTATGCCTTATGTAAACTTCAATCGTAATGGTAAAATCTGTTTTTTGCTCAAGACAAAGTGGATGTAGAAGTACTTATTGATACTACTATTAAATTGTTCTTCCAAGATCTGAATAAAGCAATGGTGGTTTCAATGGGTTATGCTAAATGTAATAAGGGGATAGATTGCAGTTAAGGGAAGATATGTATGGTGTGGCTAGTAACATGGCATTCCCTTAGCTGATTGGTGGTGATTTCAATGTCATATTAAATGAAGAGGAAAAAATAGGAGGTTTGCCAGTTTCTCCACAAGAGTATGAAGATTTTGCATTATGCCTGAATTTTTGTGAACTGCATGGATTCCTTTTAAAGGGAGTCctttcacatggtggaatggtagggTTGCTAATGATTGTATCTTTAAGAGGCTACATAAATGTTGCTTAATGAGTTATTTCAAGAATGATTTGGAAATTTAGAACTGGAACATTTGTCTAGAACAGGATCTAATCATACTCCATTACTTGTAACTTGTGGGGATCAAGTGCAAAATTCTTTTAAGCCATTCAGATTTCTTAAATTTTGGGTGTAACATGAATCCTTTCTAGACCTTGTTAGATAGCAGTGGGAAGAAGAATTATTTGATGATGTGTTTCTGTCATTTAAACTAAAGCTGAAGAAGGTGAAAATTGCTTTAAGTAAGTGGAGCAAGGATACTTTTGGAGATATCTTCAAGCAACTGGTTATCTGAGAGGATATATTCAAAATTAAAGAACAGCTTTTTGAGGAGGATCCCTCAAAAGAGAATGGAATGGTGATGTATAGGGCTCAAGCTGAACTTAAACTATACTTGTATTATGAAgaagaattttggagacaaaaagctGGAATGGACTGCCTTTCAGAAGGTGATAAAAATACAAGGTTTTTTTATATTTTGGTCAAAGGTAGGAGGAACAGAATCCAAGTCATGAGAATTCAAAATACTAATGGTGTGTGGTTAGAGAAAGCTAACAAAGTTGTTGATGAGGCTATTTCATTCTATCATAGGCAGTTTTCTCAGGAAGATCATATTGAAGACACTCCTATTCTTAATCATGTTCCTGAAATGATTGAGAAGGATGATAATGTATTTCTTGCAGAACAACCTACTatagaagaagtgaagaaagctgTTTTTGAATTATCAGGTGACAGTGCTTGTGGACCAGATGATTTTTCTGGGatattttatcagaagtgttgggaaGTGATAAAAGTTGATATGTTTAATGTAGTTAAAGCCTTCTTCGAGGGTTAGACTCTTTCTAAGTCAATTAGTCATACCAACTTAGTATTGTTGCCAAAGAAGAATGTGGTGGAaacattttctgatatgaggcATATAGGTCTCAACAACTTCATTAATAAGGTCATCTCTAGAGTGGTGCATAACAGGCTAGATAGACTGTTACCAGCTGTGATATCTTCTAACCAATCGGGATTTGTCAAGGGCAGGAATATTATtgagaatgtattgttgacacaagaaattgtTACAGACATAAGGAAGAGAGGGAAGCCTGCTAATTTTGTTATTAAGTTGGATATCACAAAAGCATATGACAGAGCTTCATGGCTATATCTCTGTAAGGTAATGAAGAAAATGGGATTTTCTGATGTATTCATTAATTTAATATGGAGACTATTGGAAAATAACTGGTATTTTGTGCTGTTGAATGGTCATGctcatggtttctttcattcaacAAGAGGAGTCAAGCAGGGACACCCCCTTTCTCCTGCTCTATTCATCATTTCTGCATAATTACTTTCAAGAGCATTGAACTCCTTATTTGATCAGTCAGATTTTATAGGCCgtgggatgccaaagtggagttcTGCATTGAACCACcttgcttatgcagatgataccatcatATTCTCATCTGCAGAGAGTAATTCTTTGCAGGTGATCATGGATACTCTTCAAGAGTATGAAAGGATATCTGGACAGTTGATAAACAAGAGGAAAAGTTCTTTCTATATGTTCAACAAGGTGTCAAATCAATTGATTCAACAGGTGGAAATAGTAACAGGATTTGTGAGAGGTCAATTCCCTTTTACATATCTTGGTTGTCCAATTACTCATGTAAGAAAGAGAAAATTTGATTATACTGATATTTTGAAGAAATtcaaagacaagttgcaaactTGGAAAGGGAAGATGTTGTCTTATGGTGGAAAAGCAGTATTAATCACTAGTGTTCTC
The sequence above is a segment of the Lycium barbarum isolate Lr01 chromosome 6, ASM1917538v2, whole genome shotgun sequence genome. Coding sequences within it:
- the LOC132643959 gene encoding uncharacterized protein LOC132643959 → MRHIGLNNFINKVISRVVHNRLDRLLPAVISSNQSGFVKGRNIIENVLLTQEIVTDIRKRGKPANFVIKLDITKAYDRASWLYLCKSDFIGRGMPKWSSALNHLAYADDTIIFSSAESNSLQVIMDTLQEYERISGQLINKRKSSFYMFNKVSNQLIQQVEIVTGFVRGQFPFTYLGCPITHVRKRKFDYTDILKKFKDKLQTWKGKMLSYGGKAVLITSVLQSIRINILSAIMPSKCVIKELHKIFAKIFWNNKKEGRSRH